The Mercurialis annua linkage group LG8, ddMerAnnu1.2, whole genome shotgun sequence genome window below encodes:
- the LOC126660472 gene encoding LRR receptor-like serine/threonine-protein kinase SIK1: MIKFLFFLLILLNTKNVLILALTSTQDISALKAFKSSINPNSIPSWSCLASWDFTAADPCLLPRRSHFICGVTCSSDSTRVTQLTLDPVGYSGQLTPLVSQLTNLTTLDLSENYFSGPIPSSISSLSNLQTLTLRSNSFSGSLSNSVSNLKSLQSLDLSHNFLSGYLPNSINLMSSLTRLDLSYNNLTGSLPKLPNGLLELALKNNSLTGSLLKSSFDGLTRLEVIELSENSINGVLESWFFLLPGLQQVNLANNSLTRVEISKPVNGDSDLVAVDLGFNKIEGNVPLNFAYYPLLSSLSLRFNKLRGMIPLEYSRKKSLRRLFLDGNFLIGKPPAKFFAGETLVTGSLGDNCLQGCPGSSQLCTPSQKSNNVCKQAYGGKWKPKS, translated from the coding sequence ATGATCAAATTTTTGTTCTTTCTTTTAATTCTCTTAAACACAAAAAATGTCTTAATTTTAGCTCTTACTTCAACTCAAGACATTTCAGCTCTAAAAGCCTTCAAATCATCAATCAATCCAAACTCAATCCCATCATGGTCATGTCTAGCCTCATGGGACTTCACCGCCGCCGACCCTTGTCTCCTACCTCGCCGGAGCCACTTCATTTGCGGTGTAACTTGCTCATCTGACTCAACTCGTGTCACCCAACTCACTCTCGACCCAGTTGGCTACTCAGGCCAACTCACTCCACTCGTTTCTCAACTCACCAATCTCACAACTCTTGACCTCTCTGAGAATTACTTCTCCGGTCCTATTCCTTCTTCTATTTCTTCTCTCTCAAATCTCCAAACTCTAACTCTCCGATCCAACTCGTTCTCCGGGTCACTGTCAAACTCAGTGTCGAACCTTAAATCGTTACAAAGCTTGGATCTTTCACATAATTTTCTATCTGGGTATCTaccaaattcaattaatttaatgtcGAGTTTAACAAGATTGGATCTTTCTTACAATAATTTAACCGGGTCATTACCAAAATTACCAAACGGGTTACTAGAATTAGCTTTAAAGAACAATTCTTTAACCGGGTCATTGCTTAAATCGTCATTTGACGGGTTAACTCGGTTAGAAGTGATTGAACTCAGTGAAAACTCAATTAATGGAGTACTAGAATCATGGTTCTTTCTATTACCAGGGCTTCAGCAAGTGAATTTAGCCAATAATAGTCTGACACGTGTTGAGATCTCAAAGCCTGTAAATGGTGACAGTGATCTCGTAGCGGTTGATCTTGGTTTCAACAAAATTGAAGGTAACGTACCGTTAAATTTTGCATATTATCCTCTGCTTTCATCTCTGTCACTGAGATTTAATAAGCTACGTGGCATGATCCCATTGGAGTATAGTCGAAAAAAGAGTTTGAGAAGACTGTTTTTAGATGGAAATTTCTTGATTGGTAAACCACCGGCCAAATTCTTTGCCGGTGAAACTCTGGTCACCGGAAGTTTGGGGGATAATTGTCTACAAGGGTGTCCAGGGTCATCTCAGCTGTGCACGCCTtcacaaaaatcaaataatgtATGTAAACAAGCTTATGGTGGCAAATGGAAACCAAAATCTTAG
- the LOC126660478 gene encoding ADP-ribosylation factor 1 isoform X2, with product MGAIISRLAKRFMPQSRVRILMLGLDDSGKTTILYKLKLGEIVTTHPTIGFNVEALEYKNICFSLWDVGGQQKIRPLWRHYFEKVEGLIFVVDTNDRERISEARNELHRILGDGELKDTTLLVFANKQDSPNAMRIDEVADKLGLHALRERSWFIQSCSAMLGKGLYEGLDWLSNISDKPNRNDQKIKLNRIENR from the exons TTCTGATGTTGGGGCTTGATGATTCTGGAAAGACGACCATTTTATACAAGCTGAAGCTCGGagaaattgtcacgacccatccAACCATTG GTTTCAATGTGGAGGCTTTGGAGTACAAAAACATTTGCTTCAGCTTATGGGATGTAGGAGGACAACAGAAG ATTAGGCCTTTATGGAGACATTACTTTGAGAAGGTAGAAGGATTAATCTTTGTGGTAGACACCAATGACAGAGAAAGAATCTCTGAAGCTCGGAACGAGTTGCATCGGATTTTAGGTGAT GGTGAACTAAAGGATACAACACTGCTCGTCTTTGCGAATAAGCAAGACTCACCGAATGCTATGCGTATCGACGAGGTTGCTGATAAACTCGGCCTGCACGCCCTTCGCGAACGGAGCTG GTTCATCCAGAGCTGCTCTGCTATGCTTGGTAAAGGACTGTATGAGGGTCTAGATTGGCTTTCCAACATCTCAgacaaaccaaaccgaaatgaccaaaaaattaaactgaaccGAATTGAAAATCGTTGA